From the Trifolium pratense cultivar HEN17-A07 linkage group LG4, ARS_RC_1.1, whole genome shotgun sequence genome, the window TTCCCGAGCTAAGCGGTGATAATTACAAAGTCTGGAAGGAGAGAATTCTTCTTCATTTGGGCTGGATGGACATTGACTATGCCATAAGGAAAGATGAACCAGCTGCAATTACTGCAGCCAGCACGCCAGATGAGGTTGATCTTTATGAGAAGTGGGAGAGGTCTAACCGCCTCTCCGTAATGTTCATAAAGACAAAAATTTCTGCCAGCATTCGGGGTTCAGTAGAGCAACACGAGAATGTCAAGAATCTTATCGCTGCCATTGATGAACAATTTGTGTCATCGGATAAGGCTCGCGCCAGCACCTTGATAATTAAGTTCTCTAACATGAAACTCACTGAAGTGAGGGGAGTGCGTGATCATATCATGCGTATGAGGGATATAGCGGCTCAACTTAAGAGTTTGGAGGTAACAATGTCTGATTCTTTCCTTGTTCATTACATCTTATGCACTCTTCCTCATCAATATGGTCCTTTCAAGATATCCTATAACACACATAAGGATAAGTGGTCAATCAATGAATTGTTGACCATGTGTGTTCAGGAAGAGAAAAGGTTGATGATGGAGGAAGGTGAGAAAGTTAATTTAACTGTTcaaggaaagaaaaagaagggaTCTGCTAAGGATAAAGGCAACATCCCTCCTCAGCCAATCATAAAGAAAGAGTCTAAGTGTTTCTTCTGCAAAAGGAAAGGGCACATGAAGAAAGACTGCATAAAGTTTAAGAGTTGGCTAGACAAGAAAGGTACTCCATTTACATTTGTTTGTTATGAATCTAATATGGTTAATATAAATCATAACACATGGTGGATTGACTCTGGTTCTACAATCCATGTTTCGAATACCTTGCAGGGTATGCAAAACCTCAGGAAACCGGTGGGAAGTGAACAACATGTCTATTCAGGAGGGCAGGCG encodes:
- the LOC123922176 gene encoding uncharacterized protein LOC123922176, yielding MAGVVQSANFSDFKCEIPELSGDNYKVWKERILLHLGWMDIDYAIRKDEPAAITAASTPDEVDLYEKWERSNRLSVMFIKTKISASIRGSVEQHENVKNLIAAIDEQFVSSDKARASTLIIKFSNMKLTEVRGVRDHIMRMRDIAAQLKSLEVTMKRKG